In Zea mays cultivar B73 chromosome 7, Zm-B73-REFERENCE-NAM-5.0, whole genome shotgun sequence, the following proteins share a genomic window:
- the LOC100193257 gene encoding uncharacterized LOC100193257: MATSASTSGEWLKGALQELRERKGSSLEFDSDLISGLVSFCELAPPSDATSYLENFIGKEAAQDIIQEYLRRRGHIGSSNGTESFQSSNLQPYVKPSADAATTQTKKQTRTQKDSASSSSQSSKSQSEIAESQVPSKRGSKKKGAKVISLAEAAKGSIVFKQGKPCSCQARQHDLVSNCLSCGKIVCEQEGEGPCSFCGALVLKEGSTYAGLSDVGLPLSEAETAAEAYAKRLVDYDRNAAARTKVYDDQSDYYEMEGNSWLSSKERSVLKQQQEEAEEAAKIQKGKVIVTFDLVGRKVILNKDGSTEVETEHPIMRPPEEKDQSHRIQPNPTIREQPVFVETSPVKPKTDRAKQSKRLAKNGLCLEVTGRLQHDDKGMESILSGKVKKGDHLAYSSFGQAREGDDVECSPDFD; the protein is encoded by the exons ATGGCGACGTCGGCGAGCACGTCCGGCGAGTGGCTCAAGGGCGCGCTGCAGGAACTTCGGGAGCGTAAGGGCAGCTCGCTGGAGTTCGACTCGGATCTCATCTCGGGCCTCGTCTCCTTCTGCGAGCTCGCGCCTCCCTCCGACGCCACCAGCTATCTCGAG AATTTTATTGGGAAAGAAGCTGCTCAGGACATCATTCAAGAATACTTGCGGAGGAGGGGTCACATTGGTTCCTCAAATGGAACTGAGAGCTTTCAGTCATCTAACCTTCAGCCTTATGTTAAGCCTTCAGCTGATGCAGCAACTACACAAACAAAGAAACAAACACGCACGCAAAAAGATTCAGCATCTTCTTCTAGTCAGAGTTCTAAGAGTCAATCAGAAATTGCAGAATCACAAGTTCCTTCCAAGAGAGGTtcaaaaaagaaaggagcaaaggtcATTTCCCTCGCTGAGGCAGCAAAAGGTTCTATTGTCTTCAAGCAGGGGAAACCTTGTTCATGCCAAGCACGGCAACATGACCTTGTCAGCAACTGCTTATCATGTGGCAAAATTGTGTGTGAACAAGAGGGCGAGGGACCCTGTAGTTTCTGTGGCGCACTTGTCTTGAAGGAAGGTAGCACTTATGCTGGTCTAAGTGATGTTGGGCTACCCCTTTCCGAAGCAGAAACTGCAGCTGAAGCATATGCAAAGAGGCTTGTTGACTATGATAGAAATGCTGCAGCAAGGACTAAAGTTTATGATGACCAAAGTGACTACTATGAAATGGAAGGAAACAGTTGGCTCTCTTCAAAG GAGAGGTCAGTCCTGAAGCAGCAGCAAGAGGAAGCTGAGGAAGCAGCTAAAATCCAAAAGGGTAAAGTGATTGTTACATTTGATTTGGTGGGCCGTAAG GTGATTTTGAACAAGGATGGAAGTACTGAGGTGGAAACAGAGCACCCGATCATGCGACCGCCGGAAGAGAAGGACCAGAGCCACCGCATACAGCCCAACCCCACAATCAGAGAGCAACCTGTGTTCGTCGAAACAAGTCCAGTCAAACCAAAAACTGACCGAGCGAAACAGAGCAAGAGGCTTGCCAAGAATGGTCTGTGCCTGGAGGTAACCGGACGGCTGCAGCATGATGACAAGGGCATGGAGAGCATTCTGAGTGGCAAGGTGAAGAAGGGTGATCACTTGGCTTACAGCTCCTTTGGTCAGGCACGCGAAGGGGATGATGTTGAATGCTCCCCGGATTTTGACTGA
- the LOC100274063 gene encoding uncharacterized LOC100274063 (The RefSeq protein has 1 substitution compared to this genomic sequence) — MFPMASSSLSSPPLSLILLRPLPCMPVLLLRQRKPFPAVRVEARSQQRLQRRPVTGQWRRSCRRGGGYACFSYNAKNKTPPPSDKSSDEWAIVRRWDVPWEWQTVVLSMVGCGVSFVLTGLVEQLALQELGFKAVEATIDEKAEILFFGQLSVTVVVLGVIFGITNTFRPFPDDVFRYDIKEPFKLQNGWLLWAGIGLFGAVISIALAGAAMTYLNGETPARETDSLVLLLPLIGSSTTSTAFLVGITGVLAPLLEETLFRGFLMVSLTKWFPTPACVLVSAAVFALAHLTPGQFPQLFILGVALGFSYAQTRNLLTPITIHAFWNSGVILLLTFLQLQGYDLKELLGAS; from the exons ATGTTTCCGATGGCGTCTTCCTCACTGTCGTCGCCGCCGCTATCACTTATCCTCCTCCGGCCGCTCCCGTGCATACCCGTCCTCCTCTTGAGACAAAGGAAGCCATTCCCAGCTGTCCGCGTAGAAGCAAGGTCTCAGCAGCGGTTGCAGCGGAGGCCGGTGACTGGCCAGTGGAGGAGGAGCTGCAGAAGGGGCGGAGGCTACGCGTGTTTCTCCTACAATGCCAAGAACAAGACGCCCCCGCCTTCAGATAAG AGTTCAGACGAGTGGGCGATCGTTCGCCGATGGGATGTGCCATGGGAATGGCAAACTGTTGTGCTCAGCATGGTAGGCTGTGGAGTAAG CTTTGTTCTGACAGGATTGGTTGAGCAATTGGCTTTGCAAGAACTGGGATTTAAAGCTGTGGAGGCAACTATAGATGAGAAGGCAGAAATACTCTTCTTTGGGCAGCT GAGTGTGACAGTAGTAGTGCTTGGTGTTATATTTGGCATCACCAACACTTTTCGACCATTCCCAGATGATGTGTTTCGTTATG ATATTAAAGAACCGTTCAAGCTGCAAAATGGATGGCTTTTGTGGGCTGGAATTGGTCTCTTTGGAGCAGTAATTTCTATTGCCTTAGCCGGAGCTGCTATGACTTATCTGAATGGTGAAACTCCAGCGAGAGAG ACTGATTCACTAGTCCTTTTGTTGCCGCTGATTGGCTCATCCACTACCAG TACTGCCTTTTTGGTGGGAATCACTGGAGTTCTAGCACCACTTCTCGAGGAGACACTGTTTCGAGGATTTCTAATGGTGTCCTTGACTAAGTG GTTTCCTACTCCAGCTTGTGTACTTGTCAGTGCTGCTGTATTTGCCCTTGCTCATCTGACTCCTGGACAATTTCCGCAGCTGTTTATACTTG GTGTTGCATTGGGATTTTCATATGCTCAGACCCGCAATCTTCTAACTCCGATCACAATTCATGCATTTTGGAACTCAGGAGTAATACTTCTGCTAACCTTTCTTCAG CTGCAAGGATATGATCTCAAGGAGCTCTTGGGAGCATCGTGA
- the LOC103632734 gene encoding NAC transcription factor 32 produces the protein MDDDRADTNKPDEVLLPGFRFHPTDEELISFYLRRKIQQRPLSVELIRQLDIYKYDPWDLPKLSSSGEKEWYFYCPRDRKYRNSARPNRVTGAGFWKATGTDRPVYSSEGAKCIGLKKSLVFYKGRAAKGIKTDWMMHEYRLPSLGDPSRPNKTPKDKNIPADDAWAICRVFKKPNSVAQRVLSRSWGPASIATADPELLPALQSIQASRFALETSTCSANRFNSQQQQNLSSSQDGSSCKVITFNRSPYLPSEKDIHSSSVVILPLEIQSQQKSSDVTSALLSMAPGILSSANEAIPNTEFGLLGPSNGYPIDWATDTSGGIVNSDDDPYKRKSGNGYSSGYECGIPRKIKFPFNLGVGSPDDWASNMPCDSLPCSPPSEETSNSNSTEKYYA, from the exons ATGGATGACGACAGAGCTGATACGAACAAGCCAGATGAGGTTCTTCTTCCAGGCTTCCGGTTCCATCCTACAGATGAAGAGCTCATAAGCTTTTACCTCAGGAGAAAGATTCAGCAAAGACCTCTGTCCGTTGAGCTCATTAGGCAGCTGGACATCTACAAGTATGATCCATGGGATCTCCCAA AGCTTTCGAGCTCCGGGGAGAAGGAATGGTACTTCTACTGCCCAAGGGACCGGAAGTACCGGAACAGTGCCAGACCAAACAGAGTCACAGGAGCTGGATTCTGGAAAGCAACCGGAACAGATAGGCCAGTTTACTCTTCTGAAGGGGCCAAGTGCATAGGCCTGAAGAAGTCTCTTGTCTTTTACAAAGGGAGAGCGGCGAAAGGAATCAAGACTGATTGGATGATGCATGAGTACAGGCTTCCTTCACTCGGCGACCCCTCACGCCCTAATAAAACACCAAAAGACAAAAATATTCCAGCCGAT GATGCATGGGCCATTTGCAGGGTATTCAAAAAGCCTAATTCTGTGGCACAAAGAGTGCTATCTCGCTCATGGGGTCCTGCATCAATTGCAACAGCAGACCCAGAGCTGTTACCTGCTTTGCAGTCCATACAAGCTTCCCGTTTTGCATTGGAAACCTCCACTTGCTCAGCAAATCGATTCAACAGCCAACAGCAGCAGAATCTTAGCAGTTCACAGGATGGTTCTTCATGTAAAGTCATAACTTTCAACCGTAGCCCATATCTACCATCAGAGAAAGACATCCACAGTAGTTCAGTCGTCATCTTGCCGTTAGAAATACAATCTCAGCAGAAATCATCAGATGTCACATCAGCGCTGCTAAGCATGGCCCCTGGAATACTCAGCAGTGCGAATGAAGCTATACCAAACACAGAGTTTGGACTGCTTGGACCATCTAATGGATATCCCATTGATTGGGCTACAGACACGAGTGGAGGTATTGTAAATAGTGATGATGACCCATACAAAAGAAAATCTGGTAACGGATACAGCTCAGGCTACGAGTGTGGAATCCCACGAAAAATAAAATTCCCATTTAATTTAGGGGTAGGTTCGCCAGATGATTGGGCAAGCAACATGCCATGTGATTCTCTCCCTTGTTCCCCACCTTCCGAAGAAACTTCCAATAGCAACTCCACTGAAAAATATTACGCATAG